One region of Ictalurus furcatus strain D&B chromosome 17, Billie_1.0, whole genome shotgun sequence genomic DNA includes:
- the LOC128621203 gene encoding myelin-associated glycoprotein isoform X2 — MHSLDWTYTMPSKITGLQGSCLVIPCSFDFKAEKHSNVKVKWYLYSTTEYPLVYGPDNEDVLSKFNGKTRLYGLPSEKNCSLEIKQLDMLHNGDRLYPWIDPKPVQSFHKENYYDKSIELQITEQALKPKLKITGVPRVGEQVTVSCSVLHTCPPNPPSLSVGKALGTDITVHTPVENGFWETIRVHSFIIKEEEQTVTCKATFHSGQTSEAQINLNAQCTYKDITIDPEVADVVEGVGNNFTCTVFHSCKGQPPVFTWNYKDMPDTVGTKKGPSLTWATYSNALYIASMEDDGKKLTCTATFPGGKITTSIVLQVQRYVPKVVDPFENDTVHVFEANVAPRISALTRSCVVIPCTFQTGDKFIPRLRGLWYTSEGKYVYHTGQSNVMDNFKGRTKLLGNPDDKNCTLEIDNVQAHDNGPFCFRAEKGNDKYSFNHSCVFIIMKASPDKPVISALPEKMEPGKRFTINCSVNHTCSSYPPTITWNVPAAREVVSHMERSAGKWETTSTITFIPTGYEEVENLICRASFRKGKYEDSSTLLSVKRFEGLGMDSIGLYIILPLFTLLLFCIVAGIICRRRIQKRGPVTSTDLTVQYKVNNVSAAATSAGYSDPHFPSPKSEPKCYISGGGNLAHYDDDYTNTADFKRHRKM, encoded by the exons ATGCATTCACTGGACTGGACATATACAATGCCCAGCAAGATCACAGGTCTCCAGGGCTCCTGCCTGGTCATTCCATGCAGCTTTGATTTCAAAGCAGAAAAACATAGCAATGTTAAGGTGAAATGGTACCTATACTCTACAACAGAGTACCCTTTAGTGTATGGCCCAGATAATGAGGATGTCCTCAGCAAATTCAATGGCAAGACAAGACTATACGGATTGCCTAGTGAGAAAAATTGCAGTTTGGAAATAAAGCAACTTGATATGCTCCATAATGGGGATAGACTGTATCCCTGGATTGATCCAAAACCAGTTCAGTCATTTCACAAGGAAAATTACTATGACAAATCTATTGAACTCCAAATAACAG AACAAGCCCTTAAACCAAAACTAAAAATTACTGGCGTACCAAGAGTGGGAGAGCAAGTCACAGTGTCCTGTAGTGTCCTGCATACCTGTCCGCCCAATCCTCCAAGTCTGTCTGTGGGGAAAGCACTTGGGACTGACATCACTGTACACACTCCAGTAGAGAATGGCTTTTGGGAAACCATCAGGGTTCACTCATTTATAATTAAGGAAGAGGAGCAAACTGTTACATGTAAAGCCACATTCCATAGTGGACAGACATCAGAAGCACAAATCAATCTCAATGCTCAGT gTACCTATAAGGATATAACCATTGATCCTGAGGTGGCTGATGTTGTGGAGGGTGTTGGGAATAACTTTACGTGCACAGTTTTCCATTCCTGCAAGGGTCAGCCTCCAGTTTTCACCTGGAACTACAAAGACATGCCAGACACTGTGGGGACTAAAAAAGGCCCATCATTAACCTGGGCCACCTACTCCAATGCATTATATATAGCTTCAATGGAGGATGATGGCAAGAAACTGACTTGCACTGCAACATTTCCTGGTGGAAAGATCACAACTTCCATTGTTTTACAGGTTCAAA GATACGTGCCAAAAGTGGTGGATCCATTTGAGAATGACA CTGTCCATGTTTTCGAGGCAAATGTCGCGCCTAGGATCAGTGCTTTGACCCGCTCCTGTGTAGTGATACCCTGTACTTTCCAGACTGGTGACAAATTCATTCCGCGCCTTCGAGGTCTGTGGTACACCAGTGAGGGCAAATATGTTTACCACACTGGACAATCCAATGTTATGGACAACTTTAAGGGCCGCACAAAGCTTCTGGGGAATCCAGATGACAAGAACTGCACTTTAGAAATTGATAATGTTCAAGCTCATGACAACGGGCCATTCTGTTTCCGTGCGGAAAAAGGCAACGATAAGTACAGCTTCAACCACAGCTGTGTGTTCATCATCATGAAAG CATCTCCAGACAAGCCTGTGATATCGGCTCTTCCTGAGAAGATGGAGCCAGGAAAGCGATTCACAATAAACTGTTCTGTCAATCATACATGTTCCTCATATCCCCCAACTATCACATGGAATGTTCCGGCTGCCAGAGAAGTGGTGAGCCACATGGAGAGAAGTGCAGGCAAATGGGAAACAACCTCCACAATTACTTTCATCCCAACAGGCTATGAAGAAGTAGAAAATCTCATTTGTCGAGCCTCTTTCAGGAAGGGAAAGTACGAAGATAGCTCAACCTTACTGAGTGTGAAAC GATTTGAAGGACTGGGTATGGACAGCATAGGACTTTATATAATTCTGCCTTTGTTTACATTATTGCTTTTTTGTATTGTTGCGGGAATCATTTGTAGAAGAAGAATCCAGAA AAGAGGTCCAGTGACCAGTACAGATCTGACAGTGCAGTACAA AGTAAACAATGTCAGTGCAGCAGCCACATCTGCAGGATATTCAGACCCCCACTTTCCATCACCAAAGAG TGAACCAAAGTGCTACATATCAGGTGGTGGTAACTTAGCA cattatgatgatgattacacCAACACTGCAGATTTCAAAAGGCATCGGAAAATGTAA
- the LOC128621203 gene encoding Schwann cell myelin protein isoform X1, whose amino-acid sequence MHSLDWTYTMPSKITGLQGSCLVIPCSFDFKAEKHSNVKVKWYLYSTTEYPLVYGPDNEDVLSKFNGKTRLYGLPSEKNCSLEIKQLDMLHNGDRLYPWIDPKPVQSFHKENYYDKSIELQITEQALKPKLKITGVPRVGEQVTVSCSVLHTCPPNPPSLSVGKALGTDITVHTPVENGFWETIRVHSFIIKEEEQTVTCKATFHSGQTSEAQINLNAQCTYKDITIDPEVADVVEGVGNNFTCTVFHSCKGQPPVFTWNYKDMPDTVGTKKGPSLTWATYSNALYIASMEDDGKKLTCTATFPGGKITTSIVLQVQRYVPKVVDPFENDTVHVFEANVAPRISALTRSCVVIPCTFQTGDKFIPRLRGLWYTSEGKYVYHTGQSNVMDNFKGRTKLLGNPDDKNCTLEIDNVQAHDNGPFCFRAEKGNDKYSFNHSCVFIIMKASPDKPVISALPEKMEPGKRFTINCSVNHTCSSYPPTITWNVPAAREVVSHMERSAGKWETTSTITFIPTGYEEVENLICRASFRKGKYEDSSTLLSVKRFEGLGMDSIGLYIILPLFTLLLFCIVAGIICRRRIQKKTSDEPTTERRRGPVTSTDLTVQYKVNNVSAAATSAGYSDPHFPSPKSEPKCYISGGGNLAHYDDDYTNTADFKRHRKM is encoded by the exons ATGCATTCACTGGACTGGACATATACAATGCCCAGCAAGATCACAGGTCTCCAGGGCTCCTGCCTGGTCATTCCATGCAGCTTTGATTTCAAAGCAGAAAAACATAGCAATGTTAAGGTGAAATGGTACCTATACTCTACAACAGAGTACCCTTTAGTGTATGGCCCAGATAATGAGGATGTCCTCAGCAAATTCAATGGCAAGACAAGACTATACGGATTGCCTAGTGAGAAAAATTGCAGTTTGGAAATAAAGCAACTTGATATGCTCCATAATGGGGATAGACTGTATCCCTGGATTGATCCAAAACCAGTTCAGTCATTTCACAAGGAAAATTACTATGACAAATCTATTGAACTCCAAATAACAG AACAAGCCCTTAAACCAAAACTAAAAATTACTGGCGTACCAAGAGTGGGAGAGCAAGTCACAGTGTCCTGTAGTGTCCTGCATACCTGTCCGCCCAATCCTCCAAGTCTGTCTGTGGGGAAAGCACTTGGGACTGACATCACTGTACACACTCCAGTAGAGAATGGCTTTTGGGAAACCATCAGGGTTCACTCATTTATAATTAAGGAAGAGGAGCAAACTGTTACATGTAAAGCCACATTCCATAGTGGACAGACATCAGAAGCACAAATCAATCTCAATGCTCAGT gTACCTATAAGGATATAACCATTGATCCTGAGGTGGCTGATGTTGTGGAGGGTGTTGGGAATAACTTTACGTGCACAGTTTTCCATTCCTGCAAGGGTCAGCCTCCAGTTTTCACCTGGAACTACAAAGACATGCCAGACACTGTGGGGACTAAAAAAGGCCCATCATTAACCTGGGCCACCTACTCCAATGCATTATATATAGCTTCAATGGAGGATGATGGCAAGAAACTGACTTGCACTGCAACATTTCCTGGTGGAAAGATCACAACTTCCATTGTTTTACAGGTTCAAA GATACGTGCCAAAAGTGGTGGATCCATTTGAGAATGACA CTGTCCATGTTTTCGAGGCAAATGTCGCGCCTAGGATCAGTGCTTTGACCCGCTCCTGTGTAGTGATACCCTGTACTTTCCAGACTGGTGACAAATTCATTCCGCGCCTTCGAGGTCTGTGGTACACCAGTGAGGGCAAATATGTTTACCACACTGGACAATCCAATGTTATGGACAACTTTAAGGGCCGCACAAAGCTTCTGGGGAATCCAGATGACAAGAACTGCACTTTAGAAATTGATAATGTTCAAGCTCATGACAACGGGCCATTCTGTTTCCGTGCGGAAAAAGGCAACGATAAGTACAGCTTCAACCACAGCTGTGTGTTCATCATCATGAAAG CATCTCCAGACAAGCCTGTGATATCGGCTCTTCCTGAGAAGATGGAGCCAGGAAAGCGATTCACAATAAACTGTTCTGTCAATCATACATGTTCCTCATATCCCCCAACTATCACATGGAATGTTCCGGCTGCCAGAGAAGTGGTGAGCCACATGGAGAGAAGTGCAGGCAAATGGGAAACAACCTCCACAATTACTTTCATCCCAACAGGCTATGAAGAAGTAGAAAATCTCATTTGTCGAGCCTCTTTCAGGAAGGGAAAGTACGAAGATAGCTCAACCTTACTGAGTGTGAAAC GATTTGAAGGACTGGGTATGGACAGCATAGGACTTTATATAATTCTGCCTTTGTTTACATTATTGCTTTTTTGTATTGTTGCGGGAATCATTTGTAGAAGAAGAATCCAGAA GAAAACTAGTGATGaaccaacaactgaaagaag AAGAGGTCCAGTGACCAGTACAGATCTGACAGTGCAGTACAA AGTAAACAATGTCAGTGCAGCAGCCACATCTGCAGGATATTCAGACCCCCACTTTCCATCACCAAAGAG TGAACCAAAGTGCTACATATCAGGTGGTGGTAACTTAGCA cattatgatgatgattacacCAACACTGCAGATTTCAAAAGGCATCGGAAAATGTAA